cttttgactgTTATATTCCTTCTAGCATTTCTTACGGTGGTGAACCGCTCCGATCCCGGATGGTACTACAACTCACTCACTGGACAAATCTCTGCATTGCCTGTGAAGTATCGCCAGATAATCAAAGTAAGTTTATTGTCACCTATTTTCTAAATTGATAAGAATTGAGAGCAATTTCAAACGTTATTGTAAGTACATTAAGAGCTAAACATTTCCCACTGGAAAATGAACTTTGATCTAATAGTTAAAGTGTCAATCCCTCCAACCCATTTtcgatttcaaaattatttttatttttaaatagttcCATGATAAGTATTGAGTATAAAGCTATGTCGACTGTGTACGTATAGGGCTCTttcggatctgttttctttagccgttttatctggcaacgcagcatggctctagactattttagcgcgagaacggggagaacGAGAAGAAATTTTCGCCTTTGCTCTAGTAGGCGATATTTACCCTTCctctaaaaatgaaacaaaggagaaatcgcgACAACACCGCGCTGTGGGATAGAAGGGTGGAAATGggcaaaaatgacaaatctcattttcaatttgaaattcattatattaaatgaagctcaaaaaaattgaaaatgacaaaTGTCATAGAGCTAACAAAGCTCTTTATTTTGCACTTTTTAGCGTCTTTATagggttattttttccctatttaGAGAGCGACAAAGTAGCCACATTTTAATACGCTTCTAcagcgtgtttccaaacttttacaTCCATTTGTAGATGCCCTCCCcctaaatataaaaatctgaaaacaaTTCAGGAAGTAGCCAACCATTATggctacttaaaaaaaaaaatttaaatactcTCCGTGAAAAACctgatttttgggaacgcggcgaaaatcggctttttacataagcttctctcgcgcgtttccaaacttctggtaggtactgtatatagttttttattgttttactcACGTAAATAGCTGGACCGAGATTATAGAAGAGTATACAGATGATTTCAGTCTAAGTGTTTTATGATGGGGTTATTAAACTATCACGATAATAAATCCACTAAAATCACTTTAGCCCAACACAAAAAACTCGACACAGCAAAGATAAAATTTTATGACTAGATtaaagtttttcatttttgtaaattgaagGTGAAAAAACAGGAAGGAATggtagacaattttttttttaaatccgcccccccccccccaatcagAGAAAATGGCAGACTGGCATTGAAACATTTCACCAAAATGTCATGAAAATAAAAGCGAAATTAAGACATTTGCtattcaatgaaaatttaaatgtaatctcatttgaaaaaaaaaattattaaattttgtaGTGTTGATTGTGACTGTTAGATGTCGTCGTCTACTTGGGcgcagattttttaaaaatgtcttctCTGAAATGAATtacgattttattttatttttatttctttgatttttctgattcgcattttgaaaatctgacaatcaatttcagttttttgCTTCTCACgtatgaatttttaaagataaagacaaaaaaattttattttgtattcctTAGGTCAGTTTACATTCACAGTTCTTCAAATGATACCCACTACTTAACTACTTTGGGGTCGATTATATTTTATACCATTACTCCATGTATTTGacacaatatttatttttatcaaaataaaatcctcAAAGTGAGgccacaatttcctcctctAACATCCAACCCGTAAAATGGGTGTGGTGGCTAGTGCTGTCATACAAATTAACCCCTGATGACATGAGATTAATTGCCACCCAAACttgatcgccttttttcaatttcagcgTCGAATGGACGAGCAACGGACTTCTTTGACCAGCGACGGTGTTTGCCTCTTCAACCCAACCCCTCCCTATTCCACCCCCGTTCAAATAAAGTGTAACTTCCAAATTAACACGAAATGATGAATCTGGAAAACTCGCCAGTCCCgtgaatgagaaaaaataaattcccggtcgcggtgccgtgaatttccccgTATTCAAATCCATGGCATTTCCTTCGTTCACTTGCGCAAATTCGAACCGAATTGGAGTTCCAGTTGTGATGAAATTTGTACTCCGCTTGgcgtagaaatggacgggcgctGATTTGACGTCAgcgtatccgatccatttctcTGTgtctgttaaaaaaattaaagaactaGAGGATAAATCaccttttaaataaaaacattttgggCCTATTATGGGCCTACACCTACCGTTTTTATTTGGATTAAAATTGcagtaaatcatttccatctGTTTTGATCCTTTGACAGAAAAGAATCCGCTCAGTTTATGTCCCATTCGCTGAAGATCTTTACATGATGTTGGTAATTGATTAATATCAACGATTTCACTCGTCCTAGctgtttgaattttaattgattttatacTTCTCGtattaaaacaaactttttatttattttaccatttaattttattgtcaAATCTGCAACGTCAGATTTTGTGCTGATCAATTCCGTCATCGTTGAAGtcaaatttcttgttgcaGTTCCCAAATTGGTGGAAGTTtctgaatttaattttatcattaacaaaataaaaatgaaaaatttctattattgttcttaaataattaaatatttgataGAATAATAAACCTTagtaatttattaatttaattcaatatAAATACTTAGCAATTCCGTATTTGTTTGATCTAGTTTTGATTGGTCAGCCTTTTTCGCCAAATCATCTTTGGTTGCTGCAAATTAGATAGAATACTAAACcatataaatttaatttaattcattttaaatacttaGCAATTCCGCGTTTGTTTTAACTAATTCTGATTGGTCAGCCTTTTTCGCCAAATTATCTTTAGttgctgcaaataattttattgaattatttcatgcCTTGATTTGTTATtctattaatttaaatacttTGCAGTTCcgtgtttgttttaattaattctgATTGGTTGGCCTTTTTCGCCAAATCATCTTTAGttgctgcaaataattttattgaattatttcatgccttgatttgttattatattaatttaaatacttTGCAGTTCcgtgtttgttttaattaattctgATTGGTTGGCCTTTTTCGCCAAATCATCTTTAGTTGCTGCAAATTTGTAGAATACTAAAccatattaatttaatttaattcattttaaatacttaGCAATTCCGCGTTTGTTTTAACTAATTCTGATTGGTCAGCTTTTTTCGCCAAATTATCTTTAGTTGctgcaaataatttaatttaattatttcatgtcttgatttgttattgtattaatttaaatacttTGCAGTTCcgtgtttgttttaattaattctgATTGGTTGGCCTTTTTCGCCAAATCATCTTTGGTTGCTGCAAATTTTATAGAATACTAaaccatttaaatttaatttaattcattttaaatacttaGCAATTCCGCGTTTGTTTTAACTAATTCTGATTGGTCAGCTTTCTTCGCCAAATTATCTTTAGTTGCTGCAAAtaatttattgaattatttcatgccttgatttgttattgtattaatttaaatacttTGCAGTTCcgtgtttgttttaattaattctgATTGGTTGGCCTTTTTCGCCAAATCATCTTTGGTTGCTGCAAATTTGATAGAATACTAAACcatataaatttaatttaattcattttaaatacttaGCAATTCCGCGTTTGTTTTAACTAATTCTGATTGGTCAGCCTTTTTCGCCAAATCATCTTTAGTTGCTGCAAAtaatttattgaattatttcatgccttgatttgttattatattaatttaaatacttTGCAGTTCCGtgtttgttttgattaatTCTGATTGGTCAGCTTTTTTCACCAAATCATCTTTAGttgctgcaaataattttattgaattatttcatgccttgatttgttattgtattaatttaaatacttTGCAGTTCcgtgtttgttttaattaattctgATTGGTTGGCCTTTTTTGCCAAATCATCTTTAGTTgctgcaaatttttttattgaattatttcctgccttgatttgttattgtattaatttaaatacttTGCAGTTCcgtgtttgttttaattaattctgATTGGTTGGCCTTTTTTGCCAAATCATCTTTAGTTGCTGCAAATTTGATAGAATACTAAACCatataaatttaattcaattcattttaaatacttaGCAATTCCGCGTTTGTTTTAACTAATTCTGATTGGTCAGCCTTTTTTGCCAAATTATCTTTAGttgctgcaaataattttattgaattatttcatgccttgatttgttattgtatCAATTTAAATACCTTGCAGTTCcgtgtttgttttaattaattctgATTGGTTTGCCTTTTTTGCCAAATCATCTTTAGTTGCTGCAAATTTGATAAAATACTAAACcatataaatttaatttaattcattttaaatacttaGCAATTCCGCGTTTGTTTTAACTAATTCTGATTGGTCAGCTTTCTTCGCCAAATTATCTTTAGTTGCTGCAAAtaatttattgaattatttcatgccttgatttgttattgtattaatttaaatacttTGCAGTTCcgtgtttgttttaattaattctgATTGGTTGGCCTTTTTCGCCAAATCATCTTTGGTTGCTGCAAATTTGATAGAATACTAAAccatattaatttaatttaattcattttaaatacttaGCAATTCCGCGTTTGTTTTAACTAATTCTGATTGGTCAGCCTTTTTCGCCAAATCATCTTTAGttgctgcaaataattttattgaattatttcatgccttgatttgttattatattaatttaaatacttTGCAGTTCCGtgtttgttttgattaatTCTGATTGGTCAGCCTTTTTCACCAAATCATCTTTAGttgctgcaaataattttattgaattatttcatgccttgatttgttattgtattaatttaaatacttTGCAGTTCcgtgtttgttttaattaattctgATTGGTTGGCCTTTTTCGCCAAATCATCTTTAGTTgctgcaaatttttttattgaattatttcctgccttgatttgttattgtattaatttaaatacttTGCAGTTCcgtgtttgttttaattaattctgATTGGTTGGCCTTTTTTGCCAAATCATCTTTAGTTGCTGCAAATTTGATAGAATACTAAACCatataaatttaattcaattcattttaaatacttaGCAATTCCGCGTTTGTTTTAACTAATTCTGAATGGTCAGCCTTTTTCGCCAAATTATCTTTAGttgctgcaaataattttattgaattatttcatgccttgatttgttattgtatCAATTTAAATACCTTGCAGTTCcgtgtttgttttaattaattctgATTGGTTTGCCTTTTTTGCCAAATCATCTTTAGTTGCTGCAAATTTGATAAAATACTAAACcatataaatttaatttaattcattttaaatacttaGCAATTCCGCGTTTGTTTTAACTAATTCTGATTGGTCAGCTTTTTTCGCCAAATTATCTTTAGTTGctgcaaataatttaatttaattatttcatgtcttgatttgttattgtattaatttaaatacttTGCAGTTCcgtgtttgttttaattaattctgATTGGTTGGCCTTTTTCACCAAATCATCTTTAGttgctgcaaataattttattgaattatttcatgccttgatttgttattgtattaatttaaatacttTGCAGTTCcgtgtttgttttaattaattctgATTGGTTGGCCTTTTTCGCCAAATCATCTTTAGTTGCTGCAAATTTGATAGAATACTAAACCatataaatttaattcaattcattttaaatacttaGCAATTCCgcgtttgttttaattaattctgATTGGTCAGCCTTTTTCGCCAAATCATCTTTAGttgctgcaaataattttattgaattatgTCACGCATTAATTTGTTATTGGATTAATTTAAATACTTTGCAGTTCCGTGtgtgttttaattaattctgATTGGTTGGCCTTTTTCGCCAAATCATCTTTAGTTCCTGCAAATTTGATAGAATACTAAAccatattaatttaatttaattcattttaaatacttaGCAATTCCGCGTTCGTTTTAACTAATTCTGATTGGTCAGCCTTTTTCGCCGAATCATCTTTAGTTTCTTTGGCTATAAATAATTTGATAggattattttcttgtataTTATCTTGTTTTTCATCTTATTCAATAAAattggttattttattttggttacTTACTGTTTAGTTCGTCTTTCAAAtctataacatttttttccaattttgcaGTTATGTCTGAAACATTTAAGACAACAATATTTAGACTCTCTGACTCCACCTTTTAATAAATTCTAATTCATATTTTGTCTTAATACCTTTTAGTTGTTTTGCTAAATTTGCTGTGATGGCTTcaagttttttcatttttacaaataaagctCCTTGAAAAGGAAAACTTCTTTCTAATAATTCGCCATCATTTCTTCCTAATATGGTTCCGTCATAGTTTTGATGGTTATGGGATTGAGTGTCGAAAGTAGAAATATAGGGAATGTAATATGGACTATGAATGGATAATTGGCCATAGGCAACGCAGTGCCAAATCCAAATAATGGTAATCAACTAGGAAAAGTTTggtttgaaaatagaaaaagttaaaaccaTATTCgatcatttattttcaaactaaaattttaagaGTAAGTATTGAATTCAAATCTTACCGATGTTTTTGtcatattttcatttatttccctTGATAATCAAACTGCATTTGCAGATCCCAATGGTCCAAAAGTCTTGCTGATACTGATACCATTCCATAAAGAAAGTCAACCTTTTTATACTGCACGTCTCAATCGTCTAATGTTGTTTGCATTTAGCAACGTTCTTACAATGTTTTATTCCATATTAAGCCGCTTTATATAAGTTTTGAGTTGTCATCGAAACATTCTCCACCTTTTACATCCTTTATCCATTTTATAGTGCTTGCCTTTTTTTGGTAACGTTTTCTTGCCACTTTGCCAGCACAACATaaggttttttatgttttatttcatattgagCTTTGGTTTATTCGttatttgttgtttatttCGTTATTCAATATTCCGCTTTGTTCTTTGCAAGGACACTTTCGTTGCTGCCCGCCTTTAGCTCGATGCCTTGAATCAATGGACAACAGATGATCGTTATTGACAGATCATCGCCGTCGGGAATGAGAACATATTCTTCACCATTTGTTGTTTATTTCGTTATTCAATATTCCGCTTTGTTCTTTGCAAGGACACTTTCGTTGCTGCCCGCCTTTAGCTCGATGCCTTGAATCAATGGACAACAGATGATCGTTATTGGCAGATCACCGCAGTCGAGAAAAAGAACATATTCTTCACCATTTGTTGTTTATTTCGTTATTCAATATTCCGCTTTGTTCTTTGCAAGGACACTTTCGTTGCTGCCCGCCTTTAGCTGGATGCCTGGAATCAATGGACAACAGATGATCGTTATTGACAGATCACCGCCGTCGGAATGACGATATAAAGGATCTTCTTATTGTGATTTTTAGGCTTCtggatttaaatttaaacaaaaaatgctgAATTTGAAACCCTTTGGTGCAACCAACAAGTTATTATTCCTTCCTATTCGGTGATCTCCTTGCTTGCACCAGAATTCATTACCATACAAGCAGGAACATATTGAAAGATTAATTGACGACAGAAAACTGATCAACCAGAACCTTTTTTAGTAATACTAGGAAATGTCTTTCCATATCAAATCGATCTATGACGAGTTTTCTCGTAATAAACTTAAAATGTTCACacattttaataatattaaacaaacaaaagaaaatcgcgGTTGTGCTGATGTAtatataaaatttcaaaaacttttaaCTGCGACGGATCCAGCATGTACCCAATTACAGTGATGTGCACGTCATACGGTGACTTATTCGAAAATTTGACGTTACGTCGTACGTTACGtcaattttccttgtttttgaaGTTTACGGTGACTTCTacgtaagtgaaaaaaaatactgactTTTTACGTATACTTTTGACGTGTAAAAAAGTCCAGTTATGAGTTATCCGTAAAAGtcaagaaacaattttaaaaattttgcaacATTTGCTTTGCGAAAATTTGTCtgccatttgaaaatttatgaCAGTTGTTAGAAGGAACAAACTGTCTGAtagttttcttgaaattttaattcttctaAAAATAGTTCTCCATGTTTAATTgtcattcttattttttccaaatgcAATCTGTGTATATTATGGGCAATAGCAATAAATAATGTAATGATGTATATGTGACGTAACGTCATACGTTTGAAGTATGAAAAAATTTACGTTAcgttgacgttttttttttacttattacgTAGTACTTTTAAAATACGTATGACTtctacgtttttttggtacgtCAACAAATCCCGTTGACGTGCACATCACTGcccaattattattatataacgcCTGCTGGATCTAAATAAAACTGTTGTAGTTACGATGGTAAACTATAAAAGGTTATGGCGTGGGCCGTTTCCTATATCTCAATTAGGATTATATCTTaattagttgttgttgttgcattatTTACCTGTTTAGATAAACACATAAGATGAGGGAGGAGGATGATGAGGTGCTGTTCAATGGATGTGGCGTGCGCCGAGTAGTAGAAGAATAAACAGCACAGCGGGGTGGATCTATGTCAATAATATGACATATAGGCTGTGGTGCGCGCTGAATACAAGAGGAGGAGCGACGCCGGATGTGATGAAAATTCCATCATCCGGATCTATAGTGGGTAACAATATTTATGGTATAGTACGCGTGTATATCACAGACAAACTATATACGTAATTGCCCAACATATGAAAACAacctaaacaaacaaacacattttttgatacatttttacatgacgttttattattataggcctgaaaaattgttaatttttttgtatacCTTTGTCATTTCACGAGAAAGGTGTGACGGAAGTTTcgtattttaattaaaatcattTAATTGTAATAGGCAAGTTGTTGtttataaaatttgtttttttctcttattttctattttgaattttgtgttgtttcaatggtgatcaaaatcaaatcgcGGTGAATTAAAAACCTTCATTTGCAATCAACCAGTTATCCCTTTATATTACTCCGATTTTCCCTTTTATCTCCCTATTATTACTTCTAAAATTGATTATATTGTAAATATTTATATCTAAGCAGTGTCTAAGCAGTAGTAACAGATACGTATGAGTAGACCCAAAATGTAAATATGTGAAGATTGTACGAAATATGTATGACATCTTTTCTTCTAAAGTTATTCctgattaatttattttattaagtgCAGTTAAGATAAACGGGATCTTGCTGACATTATATTCCCGTTACTTTCGTCggcaagaaatgaaaaacatcTGCACTACTCACACTTTAGGAGAGAAGGGCGACGTTGCCAAGTAACAACAATGCCCAAGGAAAATTGGGCTTCCAGCAATTTCAAAACGCAGCTTTTTATCTAGACGAGCTACCATTCTCCATCTAGTGGCCGAAAAAGGTTACTTTTCACTTTGGTACTATttccactttttaaaaatttataatattaTTACCGAGTTCAATTTTTCCCactcctctctttttttaaattgtgttgTCAAAGAAGTGCTAGATAAGCCATTAACTATGCCCATTGTTTTAGATTGGTTTTGGACTTTTGGGCATAAAAGGGATGCATGTGCATGTGATAAAAGGGAATACATGAGCCGTATGGTAGCTAGCCATCGATTAACTAAGAAATTAACTAATGTAATGCCACATGTGACAGCATGATATAGAAGATACTAGTGTCtttataaaatttcaattattttcaaatttctattaCGACATACCGAgtttcgaacctcggacctttgGCATTACAGCCCGGGCTTCTGACCATTTGACTACCGTTGATATAGTCGCCAAGAGGGAACATGAACCCGTATAGTATGACCAAGGtaaaccccccttttttctcacCCCTCTCACAAGGGTGCGCGCAGTCCCCTCCGCTCGACCCCCCCTTTAGGCCGGCTTGGGCAGCGCGTTATCTC
Above is a genomic segment from Daphnia pulicaria isolate SC F1-1A chromosome 8, SC_F0-13Bv2, whole genome shotgun sequence containing:
- the LOC124312292 gene encoding ERC protein 2-like, translated to MTKTSLITIIWIWHCVAYGQLSIHSPYYIPYISTFDTQSHNHQNYDGTILGRNDGELLERSFPFQGALFVKMKKLEAITANLAKQLKDITAKLEKNVIDLKDELNTKETKDDSAKKADQSELVKTNAELLRTKDDLAKKANQSELIKTHTELQTTKDDLAKKADQSELIKTNAELLTTKDDLAKKANQSELIKTNTELQTTKDDLVKKANQSELIKTNTELQTTKDNLAKKADQSELVKTNAELLTTKDDLAKKANQSELIKTNTELQATKDNLAKKADHSELVKTNAELLTTKDDLAKKANQSELIKTNTELQTTKDDLAKKANQSELIKTNTELQTTKDDLVKKADQSELIKTNTELQTTKDDLAKKADQSELVKTNAELLTTKDDLAKKANQSELIKTNTELQTTKDNLAKKADQSELVKTNAELLTTKDDLAKKANQSELIKTNTELQATKDNLAKKADQSELVKTNAELLTTKDDLAKKANQSELIKTNTELQTTKDDLAKKANQSELIKTNTELQTTKDDLAKKADQSELVKTNAELLTTKDDLAKKANQSELIKTNTELQTTKDNLAKKADQSELVKTNAELLTTKDDLAKKANQSELIKTNTELQTTKDNLAKKADQSELVKTNAELLTTKDDLAKKANQSELIKTNTELQTTKDDLAKKANQSELIKTNTELQTTKDNLAKKADQSELVKTNAELLTTKDDLAKKADQSKLDQTNTELLKTSTNLGTATRNLTSTMTELISTKSDVADLTIKLNARTSEIVDINQLPTSCKDLQRMGHKLSGFFSVKGSKQMEMIYCNFNPNKNDTEKWIGYADVKSAPVHFYAKRSTNFITTGTPIRFEFAQVNEGNAMDLNTGKFTAPRPGIYFFSFTGLASFPDSSFRVNLEVTLYLNGGGIGRGWVEEANTVAGQRSPLLVHSTLKLKKGDQVWVAINLMSSGVNLYDSTSHHTHFTGWMLEEEIVASL